AAGGCCGGCCAGGACGCCTTCGACACCGAGCTCGGCCCGGTGTTCGCCAACTTCGTCCTCACCGACGAGATCAACCGCGCGCCGGCGAAGGTGCAGTCGGCGCTGCTGGAGGTCATGGCCGAGCGGCAGGTGTCCATCGGCGGCGTCAGCCACCCGCTGCCCGACCCGTTCCTCGTGCTCGCCACGCAGAACCCGATCGAGTCCGAGGGCGTCTACCCGCTGCCCGAGGCCCAGCGCGACCGCTTCCTCATGAAGGTGCTCGTCGACTACCCGACCCCGGAGGAGGAGCGCGAGATCATCTACCGGATGGGCTCGACCCCGCCGGTCGCCGAGACGGTCCTCGGCCCCGAGGACCTGCGCCGCATGCAGCGCACCGCCTCGCAGGTGTTCGTGCACCACGCGCTGGTCGACTACGTCGTCCGGCTCGTCGTCGCCACCCGCCAGCCGCGCGAGCACGGCATGGACGACGTCGCCTCGTGGGTGTCCTACGGCGCCAGCCCCCGCGCCTCGCTCGGCCTGATCGCCGCCGGCCGTGCCCTGGCGCTGGTGCGCGGCCGCGACTACGTGCTGCCGCAGGACGTCCTCGACGTGACCGCCGACGTGCTGCGCCACCGGCTGGTGCTGTCCTACGACGCCCTGGCCGACGGGGTGCCGGCCGACCACGTGGTCAAGCGGATCCTGCAGACCGTGCCGCTGCCGCAGGTCGCCCCGCGGCAGCGCGCCGGTGGCTACGGCCCGGCCGTCCCGGGCGGCCCGGCCGTCCCGCCGCCCGGTGCCCCGCAGTACGGACCGCCGCAGGGCGCGCCCTACGGCCAGGGGTTCCTGCCGGTCGCGCAGCCGCCCGCCGGCATGAACGGCCAGGGCGGTCAGCCGGGTGGTCAGTTCGGCGCGCCGGGCCAGCCGGGTGCCGGCCAGCCCGGCGGGAACGGGCACGTCCCCGGGAACCCGCCGGCGTGATCCTCCGTCGCGGCCGGAGGAAGGGCGGCGGCGCGGGGGACGGCGCGGCCGGCGACCCGGCCGGGGAGGACGTCGGGCTGGCGCTCGTCGGCGCCGGCGCGCCCACACCCGGCTCGGGCATCGACCCCGGGAACGGCGGTGGCGCGCCACCGCACTTCGGTGAGGGTCCCGCCGACGTCCTCCTGCAGCGCCTGGAGCTGACCGTCCGGCGGCGGCTCGACGGGCTCCTGCAGGGCGACCACCTGGGCCTGGTCCCCGGGTCGGGCACCGAGGCCGGCGACTCGCGCACCTACCACCCCGGTGACGACGTCCGGCGCATGGACTGGCCGGTCACGGCGCGCACGCAGGTGCCGCACGTCCGCGAGACGATCGCCGACCGCGAGCTGGAGACGTGGGCGGTGGTCGACCTCTCCGCCAGCCTCGACTTCGGCACCGGGCTGTGCGACAAGCGCGACCTGGCGATCGCCGGGCTGGCCGCGGTCAGCCACCTCACCGTCCGCGGGGGCAACCGCCTGGGTGCCGTCGTCACCACCGGCGAGCGGGTCGACCGGTACCCGGCGCAGGCCGGGCGGCTGGCCGCGGACCGGCTGCTGCGCGCCGTCGTCGCCACCCCGCGCGCCACCAGCGGCCGCCGCGGCGACCTCGCCGCGGCGCTGGAGACGCTGCGCCGCCCACCGCGCCGCCGGGGACTCGTGGTGGTCGTCAGCGACTTCCTCGGCGACACCGACTGGGAGCGCCCGCTGCGCGGG
This region of Geodermatophilus bullaregiensis genomic DNA includes:
- a CDS encoding MoxR family ATPase encodes the protein MTSAASTPLEKTVGATAAGSGAPVPPSADAARLERVLFEIKRVIVGQDRLVERMLVALLARGHVLLEGVPGVAKTLAVETLATVVGGRFARLQFTPDLVPADILGTRIYKAGQDAFDTELGPVFANFVLTDEINRAPAKVQSALLEVMAERQVSIGGVSHPLPDPFLVLATQNPIESEGVYPLPEAQRDRFLMKVLVDYPTPEEEREIIYRMGSTPPVAETVLGPEDLRRMQRTASQVFVHHALVDYVVRLVVATRQPREHGMDDVASWVSYGASPRASLGLIAAGRALALVRGRDYVLPQDVLDVTADVLRHRLVLSYDALADGVPADHVVKRILQTVPLPQVAPRQRAGGYGPAVPGGPAVPPPGAPQYGPPQGAPYGQGFLPVAQPPAGMNGQGGQPGGQFGAPGQPGAGQPGGNGHVPGNPPA
- a CDS encoding DUF58 domain-containing protein, giving the protein MILRRGRRKGGGAGDGAAGDPAGEDVGLALVGAGAPTPGSGIDPGNGGGAPPHFGEGPADVLLQRLELTVRRRLDGLLQGDHLGLVPGSGTEAGDSRTYHPGDDVRRMDWPVTARTQVPHVRETIADRELETWAVVDLSASLDFGTGLCDKRDLAIAGLAAVSHLTVRGGNRLGAVVTTGERVDRYPAQAGRLAADRLLRAVVATPRATSGRRGDLAAALETLRRPPRRRGLVVVVSDFLGDTDWERPLRGLGAQHELLGIEVVDPRELELPDVGLLTVVDPESGQTLEVPTGDPRFRARFAEGAAEQRRAIATGLRRAGAGHLQLRTDRDWLMDVVRFVADRRRAGSGGASR